The proteins below are encoded in one region of Amycolatopsis acidiphila:
- a CDS encoding BTAD domain-containing putative transcriptional regulator: MRFGILGPTLVRDADGNPLPVGGPRPRALLALLLLDAGRVVGTDRLIDGLYGDQPPKEAANALQAQVSRLRRKLGGDLVELRPAGYLLRADPDEVDVHRFTRLVREAGESLGEALALWRGPALADVDAPFAEPQRARLEELRVSAAEDHAEARLALGEATGLVDELRDLAQAYPLRERVHALLMRALSGAGRPAEALTVFEDVRRTLADELGADPAPVLAAAHMAVLRAEPVRAQRVPAQLTSFVGRDEELARIGELLAKARLVTLTGPGGAGKTRLAIEASGHDNGETPFVDLAPLRGGTEVPQAVLSALGLREAGLFAATGPAGPTDRIVSALTDRRMLLVFDNCEHVVEDAAALVHRLLASCPGLRVLATSREPLGITGEVLCPLPPLPPGPAVRLFTERAAAVAPDVALDDEVVQRICAALDGLPLAIELAAARLRTIPPAQLESRLGDRFRLLSRGSRTAAPRHQTLRAVVEWSWDLLSEPEQRLLRRLAVFTGGVTAGSAAAVSDVDAEELLTGLAEKSLLEASNGRFRMLDTIRAYSLERLDEAGERERFSRVHAAYFLDLATTADPRLRGADQLTWLARLTAEHANLQAAVHRAVDADPHLALRLVGALSTYWRLRGLLSEVQPLAARLLAALGTETPVGFEEEYVLTVLTAGPSEVEGQLRRAETIMNTLDAPIRLPQLVVAWALFTGPPVPGAPLTPLARRFAASEDPWFRALAHFSLSYLELLDGDPTAAEREFLVSLETFRSVGDRWGVAQVLDGLAALTELRGEHERSLALIDEAIELVGQLGAVEELAELWYRRADRLRTTDPATAAADYAKSEELARRAGVPATLAMAHLGLGELARQRGDLGEARRWCEQALGECVAGWQAANARSHVLTALGRISQAEGALDEARSRHREAIRIALDNQLRSDLVAATAGAAGLALLDGDSGWAAQLLGMAEALRGTPLSGDPDAARVRTQVGEPAVEAARRMTYAEVTAALREFAR; this comes from the coding sequence CGACGTCCACCGGTTCACCAGGCTGGTGCGCGAGGCAGGTGAGTCCCTCGGGGAGGCACTCGCGCTCTGGCGCGGCCCGGCGCTGGCCGATGTCGACGCGCCGTTCGCCGAACCGCAGCGGGCGCGGCTGGAAGAGCTGCGGGTCTCGGCGGCCGAGGACCACGCGGAAGCCCGGCTCGCGCTCGGCGAGGCCACCGGTCTGGTCGACGAACTGCGGGACCTCGCCCAGGCGTATCCGCTGCGCGAGCGGGTGCACGCCCTGCTGATGCGCGCACTCAGCGGCGCGGGCCGCCCGGCCGAGGCGCTCACCGTGTTCGAGGACGTGCGCCGCACCCTCGCCGACGAGCTCGGCGCCGATCCCGCACCCGTCCTCGCGGCCGCGCACATGGCGGTGCTGCGCGCGGAACCCGTGCGGGCACAGCGTGTGCCGGCTCAGCTCACCAGCTTCGTCGGGCGGGACGAGGAGCTCGCGCGCATCGGCGAACTGCTCGCGAAGGCCCGGCTGGTGACGCTCACCGGCCCCGGCGGCGCGGGCAAGACCAGGCTCGCGATCGAGGCGAGCGGCCACGACAACGGCGAGACCCCCTTTGTCGACTTGGCGCCACTGCGCGGCGGAACCGAAGTGCCGCAAGCGGTTCTCAGCGCACTCGGGCTTCGTGAGGCAGGGCTGTTCGCCGCGACGGGCCCGGCCGGCCCCACCGACCGGATCGTGTCCGCGCTGACCGATCGCCGGATGCTGCTCGTCTTCGACAACTGCGAGCACGTCGTCGAGGACGCGGCGGCGCTGGTGCACCGGCTGCTCGCGAGCTGTCCGGGGCTGCGCGTGCTGGCGACGAGCCGGGAGCCGCTGGGCATCACCGGTGAGGTCCTGTGCCCGCTGCCGCCGCTGCCACCCGGGCCGGCGGTGCGGCTGTTCACCGAGCGCGCCGCAGCCGTCGCCCCGGACGTGGCTCTCGACGACGAGGTGGTCCAGCGGATCTGCGCCGCGCTCGACGGGCTGCCGCTCGCGATCGAGCTGGCGGCCGCCCGGCTGCGCACGATTCCGCCCGCCCAGCTGGAAAGCCGGCTCGGCGACCGGTTCCGGCTGCTCTCCCGCGGCAGCCGGACCGCAGCGCCCCGCCACCAGACCCTGCGCGCGGTCGTCGAGTGGAGCTGGGACCTGCTCAGCGAACCCGAACAGCGATTGCTGCGCCGTCTGGCCGTCTTCACCGGCGGCGTGACGGCCGGGTCCGCGGCCGCGGTGTCCGATGTGGACGCCGAGGAGCTGCTGACGGGTCTCGCCGAGAAGTCCTTGCTGGAGGCGTCGAACGGCCGGTTCCGGATGCTGGACACCATTCGCGCCTACAGTTTGGAGCGGCTCGACGAAGCCGGCGAGCGCGAGCGGTTCTCCCGCGTGCACGCCGCCTACTTCCTCGACCTCGCCACCACTGCGGACCCTCGTCTGCGCGGCGCCGACCAGCTGACCTGGCTGGCCCGGCTGACCGCCGAGCACGCCAACCTGCAGGCCGCGGTCCACCGGGCGGTCGACGCCGATCCGCACCTGGCGCTGCGGCTCGTCGGCGCGCTGTCGACGTACTGGCGGCTGCGGGGCCTGCTCAGCGAGGTGCAGCCGCTGGCAGCGCGGTTGCTCGCCGCGCTGGGCACGGAGACCCCGGTGGGCTTCGAGGAGGAGTACGTGCTCACCGTGCTCACCGCCGGCCCGTCCGAAGTGGAGGGTCAGCTGCGGCGTGCCGAGACGATCATGAACACCCTCGACGCACCGATCCGCCTGCCGCAGCTCGTCGTCGCGTGGGCGCTGTTCACCGGTCCACCCGTGCCCGGCGCGCCGCTGACCCCGCTGGCCCGCCGGTTCGCGGCGAGCGAGGACCCGTGGTTCCGGGCGCTGGCGCATTTCTCGCTGAGCTACCTCGAACTCCTCGACGGCGACCCCACCGCCGCCGAACGGGAGTTCCTGGTCTCGCTGGAGACCTTCCGCTCCGTCGGCGACCGGTGGGGCGTCGCGCAGGTGCTCGACGGGCTGGCGGCGCTCACCGAACTGCGCGGTGAGCACGAGCGCTCGCTCGCGCTCATCGACGAGGCCATCGAGCTGGTCGGGCAGCTCGGCGCCGTCGAGGAGCTGGCCGAGCTGTGGTACCGGCGGGCGGACCGGCTCCGGACCACCGATCCGGCGACCGCCGCGGCGGACTACGCGAAGTCGGAGGAGCTGGCCCGTCGCGCGGGTGTTCCCGCGACGCTGGCGATGGCCCACCTGGGACTCGGCGAGCTGGCCCGGCAGCGGGGCGACCTCGGCGAGGCGCGGCGGTGGTGCGAGCAGGCGCTGGGCGAATGCGTGGCCGGGTGGCAGGCCGCGAACGCCCGCTCGCACGTGCTGACGGCGCTCGGCCGGATCTCCCAGGCGGAGGGCGCGCTCGACGAGGCCAGGAGCCGGCACCGGGAGGCCATCAGGATCGCCCTCGACAACCAGCTCCGGTCGGATCTCGTCGCCGCGACGGCCGGTGCGGCGGGCCTGGCCCTGCTCGATGGCGACAGCGGGTGGGCGGCTCAGCTCCTCGGCATGGCGGAAGCATTGCGGGGGACGCCACTGTCGGGCGATCCCGACGCGGCCCGCGTGCGCACACAGGTCGGCGAACCGGCGGTCGAAGCCGCGCGGCGGATGACGTACGCCGAGGTCACCGCCGCGCTACGCGAGTTCGCCCGCTGA
- the ku gene encoding non-homologous end joining protein Ku has product MRSMWKGSVSFGLVTIPIQLYAATENKNVSLRQVHVTDGSRIQYKRFCSTEGVEVPYAEIAKGYELDDGEMVVLTDADLEALPLSSSNVIDVLEFVPLEAIDPLHYDRHYYLEPQKMAVKPYVLLRDALQKSQNVAIAKVALRQRESLALLRVHADVMVMTTMLWPDEVRTPDFPFLHEDLPQIRPQELTMAGSLIDSLTEPVFDPDKYSDRYREALEALIEAKVEGKDTTKPAKKTAKSEVVDLMTALEASVSQAKKSRKPAATRKVPAKKPAATRRSPKSA; this is encoded by the coding sequence ATGCGATCGATGTGGAAGGGATCCGTTTCGTTCGGGCTGGTCACGATTCCGATCCAGCTCTACGCGGCGACGGAGAACAAGAACGTCTCGCTCCGGCAGGTCCACGTAACCGACGGCAGCCGCATCCAGTACAAGCGGTTCTGTTCGACCGAGGGTGTCGAAGTGCCCTACGCGGAGATCGCCAAGGGCTACGAGCTCGACGACGGCGAGATGGTGGTGCTCACCGACGCCGACCTCGAAGCGTTGCCGCTGTCCAGCTCGAACGTCATCGACGTGCTCGAGTTCGTGCCGCTGGAGGCCATCGACCCGCTGCACTACGACCGGCACTACTACCTCGAGCCGCAGAAGATGGCGGTGAAGCCGTACGTGCTGCTGCGCGACGCGCTGCAGAAGTCCCAGAACGTCGCGATCGCCAAGGTCGCCCTCCGCCAGCGTGAGTCGCTCGCGCTGCTGCGGGTGCACGCGGACGTCATGGTGATGACCACGATGCTCTGGCCCGACGAGGTGCGCACCCCGGACTTCCCGTTCCTGCACGAGGACCTGCCGCAGATCCGGCCCCAGGAGCTGACCATGGCGGGCTCGCTCATCGACTCGCTCACCGAGCCGGTGTTCGACCCGGACAAGTACTCCGACAGGTACCGCGAGGCGCTCGAAGCCCTGATCGAGGCGAAGGTCGAGGGCAAGGACACCACCAAGCCCGCCAAGAAGACCGCGAAGTCCGAGGTGGTGGACCTGATGACGGCGCTGGAGGCGAGCGTCTCGCAGGCCAAGAAGTCCCGCAAACCGGCCGCGACGCGCAAGGTGCCCGCCAAGAAGCCCGCCGCGACCAGGCGTTCCCCGAAAAGTGCCTGA
- a CDS encoding TetR/AcrR family transcriptional regulator translates to MDRETAQVKLLDAAEELFYARGIQTVGMDDIRSTSGVSLKRLYQVFPAKEQLVEAYLDRRDTRWRARLAEHVDTYEGPERRLLAVFDWLELWFGEPGFRGCAWINSYGELGGVSEGIRRQARHHKEAFRAYLGELAAAAGLPAELAGHLLLLAEGAMVTAGIFGRTEPARQARTAAATLIEAARRN, encoded by the coding sequence ATGGATCGCGAAACCGCGCAGGTGAAGCTGCTCGACGCGGCCGAGGAGCTGTTCTACGCCCGTGGCATCCAGACCGTGGGCATGGATGACATCCGCAGCACGTCGGGCGTCTCGCTGAAACGTCTCTACCAGGTGTTTCCCGCCAAGGAGCAGCTGGTCGAAGCCTATCTCGACCGCCGTGACACCCGCTGGCGCGCTCGGCTGGCCGAGCACGTCGACACCTACGAGGGCCCGGAGCGCCGCCTGCTCGCCGTCTTCGACTGGCTCGAGCTGTGGTTCGGCGAGCCGGGCTTCCGCGGCTGCGCGTGGATCAACTCCTACGGCGAGCTCGGCGGCGTCTCCGAGGGCATCCGGCGGCAGGCCCGCCACCACAAGGAGGCGTTCCGGGCCTATTTGGGCGAACTGGCCGCCGCTGCGGGCCTGCCCGCGGAACTGGCCGGCCACCTGCTTCTTCTCGCCGAAGGGGCCATGGTCACGGCCGGGATCTTCGGCCGGACGGAGCCCGCCCGGCAGGCCCGGACGGCCGCCGCCACGCTCATCGAGGCGGCCCGGCGCAACTAG
- a CDS encoding IclR family transcriptional regulator: MKNKPPYALDSVDNALRLIQLLRDQGRLRVTEAAAELGVGRSTAHRLLAMLVYRGFAEQDDSHGYLPGPSLTAATPLAGDLQQLRATAMPAMERLCERAEETVNLVVRVGTQTRFVASVESNQILHVGDRRGTILPAARTSGGKALLAQLRPGEVAMLYGIGSTEPALAGAEWAELASELKLVRRRGYATNPEGTEAGLHAIGMPVRDKAGECVAALSIAMPSARYSGQRVTALVRELRAAVDAIEHA; the protein is encoded by the coding sequence ATGAAGAACAAGCCCCCGTACGCGCTCGACTCGGTGGACAACGCCCTGCGGCTGATCCAGCTGCTGCGCGACCAGGGCAGGCTGCGGGTCACCGAGGCGGCGGCGGAGCTGGGCGTCGGGCGGTCCACCGCGCACCGGCTGCTCGCGATGCTCGTCTACCGCGGCTTCGCCGAGCAGGACGACAGCCACGGCTACCTGCCCGGCCCGTCGCTCACCGCGGCGACCCCGCTCGCCGGTGACCTGCAGCAGCTGCGGGCCACGGCCATGCCGGCGATGGAGCGGCTGTGCGAGCGCGCCGAGGAGACGGTGAACCTGGTGGTGCGCGTCGGCACGCAGACGCGGTTCGTGGCGAGTGTCGAGTCCAACCAGATCCTGCACGTCGGGGACCGGCGCGGCACGATCCTCCCGGCGGCCAGGACCTCCGGCGGCAAGGCGCTGCTCGCGCAGCTCAGGCCGGGCGAGGTCGCGATGTTGTACGGGATCGGCTCGACGGAGCCCGCCCTGGCCGGCGCCGAGTGGGCCGAGCTGGCGAGCGAGCTGAAGCTGGTCCGCCGCCGCGGGTACGCGACGAACCCCGAGGGCACCGAGGCGGGGCTGCACGCGATCGGGATGCCGGTGCGCGACAAGGCGGGCGAATGCGTCGCCGCGTTGTCGATCGCGATGCCCAGCGCTCGCTACTCCGGACAGCGGGTCACCGCGCTGGTGCGGGAGCTGCGCGCGGCGGTGGACGCCATCGAGCACGCGTGA
- a CDS encoding cupin domain-containing protein: protein MDVDEAALARLYKDFDAEHMIPLWTQTGELMPMSPTSKALPHVWKWDTLLPLAERAGALVPVGRGGERRAIALANPGLAGHPYTTPTLWTAIQYLGPNEVAPEHRHSQNAFRFVVEGEGVWTVVNGDPVAMRRGDFLLTPGWHFHGHHNETDQPMAWLDGLDIPLVHYTDTGFFEFGSDKVTDWSTPDVSRSERLWAHPGLRPLSGSDARPSSPIAAYRWEHTDRALNDQLALEDEGHPGVAGPGHAAVRFTNPTTGGDVMPTIRAEFHRLREGAETATKREVGSAVWQVFDGEGEVTLGEKEIRLGRGDLFVVPSWVPVTVRARTRLDLFRFADTPIFVRLHQYREETTR, encoded by the coding sequence ATGGACGTGGACGAGGCCGCACTGGCGCGGCTCTACAAGGACTTCGACGCCGAGCACATGATTCCACTGTGGACGCAGACCGGCGAGCTGATGCCGATGTCGCCCACGTCGAAGGCACTGCCCCACGTGTGGAAGTGGGACACGCTGCTGCCCCTGGCCGAGCGCGCGGGCGCCCTGGTGCCGGTCGGCCGCGGTGGTGAGCGCCGCGCGATCGCGCTGGCCAACCCCGGGCTCGCCGGACACCCCTACACCACGCCGACGCTGTGGACCGCCATCCAGTACCTCGGCCCGAACGAGGTCGCGCCGGAACACCGGCACAGCCAGAACGCGTTCCGCTTCGTCGTCGAGGGCGAAGGCGTGTGGACCGTCGTCAACGGCGACCCGGTGGCCATGCGGCGCGGCGACTTCCTGCTCACCCCCGGCTGGCACTTCCACGGTCACCACAACGAGACCGACCAGCCGATGGCCTGGCTCGACGGCCTGGACATCCCGCTGGTGCACTACACCGACACCGGCTTCTTCGAGTTCGGCTCCGACAAGGTGACCGACTGGAGCACGCCGGACGTCTCGCGGTCCGAGCGCCTGTGGGCCCACCCCGGGTTGCGCCCACTGTCCGGTTCGGACGCCCGGCCGAGCTCGCCGATCGCGGCCTACCGCTGGGAGCACACGGATCGCGCGCTGAACGACCAGCTGGCGCTGGAGGACGAGGGGCACCCCGGTGTCGCCGGGCCGGGGCACGCGGCGGTCCGGTTCACCAACCCGACCACCGGCGGCGACGTCATGCCGACGATCCGCGCCGAGTTCCACCGGTTGCGCGAAGGCGCCGAGACCGCGACGAAGCGCGAGGTCGGCTCCGCCGTGTGGCAGGTCTTCGACGGCGAGGGCGAGGTGACCCTGGGCGAGAAGGAGATCCGGCTCGGCCGCGGCGACCTGTTCGTCGTGCCGTCGTGGGTGCCGGTGACCGTGCGCGCGCGGACGCGGCTCGACCTGTTCCGCTTCGCCGACACCCCGATCTTCGTACGCCTGCACCAGTACCGCGAGGAGACCACCCGATGA
- a CDS encoding fumarylacetoacetate hydrolase family protein, translating into MKLATIRVDGGHAAVRVDADVAVETGARDVRELLGDPGWRSRAESASGRTHDLSTVDYAPVVPDPGKIFCVGLNYRNHILEMGRELPRYPTLFAKFSDALIGARDDIALPAVSDAIDWEAELAVVIGTAVRDADREQATAAIAGYSVLNDVTARDYQYRTKEWLQGKTFEATTPLGPVLVTPDELPSDLELTCEVDGEPVQKASTSDLVFDPPELVSYISRIITLRPGDVIATGTPGGVGHARTPPRYLADGSVLTTRITGIGELVNTARAKR; encoded by the coding sequence ATGAAGCTGGCCACGATCCGCGTCGACGGCGGTCATGCGGCGGTGCGGGTGGACGCCGACGTCGCGGTCGAAACAGGAGCCCGCGACGTGCGCGAACTGCTCGGCGACCCCGGCTGGCGCAGCCGGGCGGAAAGCGCTTCCGGGCGCACCCATGACTTGTCCACCGTGGACTATGCACCGGTGGTGCCCGACCCCGGCAAGATCTTCTGCGTCGGGCTGAACTACCGCAACCACATCCTGGAGATGGGCCGCGAGCTGCCGCGGTACCCGACGCTGTTCGCGAAGTTCTCCGACGCCCTGATCGGCGCCCGTGACGACATCGCGCTGCCCGCGGTCTCGGACGCGATCGACTGGGAGGCCGAGCTGGCCGTCGTCATCGGCACGGCCGTGCGCGACGCCGACCGCGAGCAGGCCACGGCGGCGATCGCAGGCTACTCGGTGCTCAACGACGTGACCGCGCGCGACTACCAGTACCGCACGAAGGAATGGTTGCAGGGCAAGACGTTCGAGGCCACCACCCCGCTCGGCCCGGTGCTGGTCACCCCCGACGAGCTGCCGTCCGACCTGGAGCTGACCTGCGAGGTCGACGGCGAGCCGGTGCAGAAGGCCAGTACCTCGGACCTCGTGTTCGACCCGCCGGAGCTGGTCTCCTACATCTCGCGGATCATCACGCTGCGCCCGGGCGACGTGATCGCGACCGGCACGCCCGGCGGGGTGGGCCATGCCCGCACACCGCCGCGCTACCTCGCCGACGGCAGCGTGCTGACCACCCGGATCACCGGTATCGGCGAACTGGTGAACACCGCCAGGGCTAAGCGATGA
- a CDS encoding maleylpyruvate isomerase family mycothiol-dependent enzyme — MTRPAHRLAWVEEGARLFLDQLAAVPDSAFSEPGTLPGWTTGHLVAHVGYNAKALSRLVHWARTGEETPMYESPEARDAEIEQGAKLSADRLRALVRETDERLRADLAELTRWDAGVRTAQGRLVPATEIPWLRVREVWIHLVDLGTGVTFEDFPAELLDALITDIATLRERRDQGPALVLEASDREDGWHIEVAGAEPALVRGSAAELCRWLAGRGGLDGPDLARWL, encoded by the coding sequence ATGACGCGGCCGGCGCACCGGCTCGCCTGGGTCGAGGAAGGGGCCCGGCTCTTCCTCGACCAGCTCGCCGCCGTTCCGGACAGCGCTTTCAGCGAACCGGGCACGTTGCCGGGCTGGACGACCGGGCACCTGGTCGCGCACGTGGGCTACAACGCGAAAGCGCTCTCCCGGCTCGTGCACTGGGCGCGCACGGGCGAGGAAACGCCGATGTACGAAAGCCCCGAAGCCCGCGACGCGGAGATCGAACAGGGCGCGAAGCTGTCCGCGGACCGGCTGCGCGCCCTGGTGCGCGAGACCGACGAGCGGCTGCGCGCCGACCTCGCCGAGCTGACGAGGTGGGACGCGGGAGTCCGCACCGCACAGGGGAGGCTGGTCCCGGCGACGGAGATCCCGTGGCTGCGCGTCCGTGAGGTGTGGATCCACCTGGTCGACCTGGGCACCGGCGTCACGTTCGAGGATTTCCCCGCCGAGCTGCTCGACGCGCTGATCACCGACATCGCCACGCTGCGCGAACGCCGTGACCAGGGGCCCGCGCTGGTACTCGAAGCGTCGGACCGCGAGGACGGCTGGCACATCGAGGTCGCGGGCGCGGAACCGGCCCTCGTGCGCGGGAGCGCCGCCGAGCTGTGCCGCTGGCTCGCCGGCCGCGGCGGGCTCGACGGACCCGATCTCGCCCGCTGGCTCTGA